A DNA window from Ostrea edulis chromosome 5, xbOstEdul1.1, whole genome shotgun sequence contains the following coding sequences:
- the LOC125652924 gene encoding polyunsaturated fatty acid 5-lipoxygenase-like codes for MTTYEVKVKTGDKKGAGTDANVHIILLDGSGKQTKPAVLNNRFKDDFERGKIDVFTFLDQTDIPEVTDIQLRRDEAGLFSDWFVEKVEVTNQNSRKTSVFPILRWVPSGVDIYFRQYDTFLPQSDPRPDQRNLELEEKRKFYEYEEKTPGLPVQVKKVPKDEVFSGQIEWHLLKSKITMKYSKTIEVIFGDGSWETIKDLKSVYSTPFENPKEMEDWESDVSFGWQRLNSVNPNLIRLCSEIPDKFGVTEEMIKPFLEGLTLSQAINDKRLFIIDLNILEGISVVDGYVCPVPIALFFVDGKGQLMPVAIQLFQQKGPDNQVFLPSDPPYTWLIAKMWYNVGDSNYHQAITHLEYLWVASEWCITD; via the exons ATGACAACTTATGAAGTTAAGGTAAAGACTGGCGACAAGAAGGGGGCAGGCACAGACGCTAACGTTCACATAATTTTACTGGATGGATCTGGAAAGCAAACCAAACCTGCTGTTCTAAATAATAGGTTTAAAGATGACTTTGAACGAGGGAAAATAGACGTCTTCACATTTCTAGATCAAACAGATATTCCTGAAGTAACCGACATCCAGTTGCGAAGAGACGAAGCAGGATTGTTCAGTGATTGGTTTGTTGAAAAAGTGGAGGTGACCAATCAGAACAGTAGAAAGACCTCTGTCTTTCCGATTCTTCGGTGGGTTCCCTCTGGAGTTGATATTTACTTCAGACAATACGATACATTTTTACCCCAATCTGATCCACGGCCAGATCAGCGAAATCTTGAACTTGAGGAAAAAAGGAAATTTTACGAATATGAAGAGAAAACACCTGGATTACCTGTTCAG GTTAAGAAGGTCCCTAAGGATGAAGTGTTTTCTGGTCAGATAGAG TGGCATTTGCTGAAAAGTAAAATCACCATGAAATACAGTAAGACCATAGAAGTTATATTTGGTGATGGATCGTGGGAAACTATAAAGGACTTAAAGAGCGTCTACTCCACGCCATTTGAAAATCCAAAG GAAATGGAGGACTGGGAAAGCGATGTCAGCTTTGGATGGCAACGACTAAACAGCGTTAATCCCAATCTCATTCGGCTCTGCTCAGAGATACCGGACAA ATTTGGTGTGACGGAAGAGATGATCAAGCCTTTTCTGGAAGGTCTGACGTTGTCTCAAGCCATCAACGACAAACGTCTGTTTATCATTGACCTCAATATTCTGGAAGGAATTTCAGTGGTCGACGGATATGTT TGCCCCGTCCCTATTGCACTGTTCTTTGTGGATGGTAAAGGACAGTTGATGCCAGTGGCTATACAACTCTTCCAGCAGAAGGGACCCGACAACCAG GTTTTTCTTCCCAGTGACCCTCCGTATACTTGGCTGATTGCAAAAATGTGGTACAACGTGGGCGACTCAAATTACCACCAGGCCATAACCCATTTAG